The DNA sequence TCCTCATCGGTAACTACCGGAATTGAGGAGAGTAACATTTGCGTATATGGGTGCAGTGGCTTCTCGAAAAATTCCTTGGTTTGAGCAATCTCGCAAATTTTGCCCAAGTACATTATCGCAACTCTATGTGCCACGTTTCTCATTAGGCTAAGATCATGGGTTATAAAAAGATATGACAATTTATATCTGTTTTGTAGGTCCATCAAGCGATTTATTACTTTTGCCTGTATTGATACATCCAGAGCGGAAGTTGGCTCATCCAAAAGTACTAAATCGGGGTTTGTTGCAATTGCATGAGCTATAGCAACGAGCTGACGCTCTCCGCCGCTCAAGGACCTAGAGAATCGATATGCATAGATTGAAGACAACCCTACTTCTTCTAAAAGGGCTTCAGGAGATGCAGGAAATCCTTTGTATCTGTCATTTTTATGCAATTTCAACGGAGTGAACAATATTTGTCTTATTGTCCTTCTGGGATTCAATGAGGAATTAGGGTCTTGAAAGACGATACGTATCTTACCTTTAATTTCATTGGATCTAAATTTATAAAGTGATGATATATCTTGGTCATTGTATAGTATTTGACCATTTGTAGGCTCATACATCCCCACAACGGTATAGGCAACCGTGCTTTTGCCTGAACCAGACTCTCCAACTAAGCCCAACGTTTCTCCTCGAAATATTTCTAAGCTTACTCCGTCAACTGCCCTTACAAAGCTACCTTTTTTATATGGAAAATATTTCTTCAACATGCTCAACTTTAAAATAGGAATATCCAACGTACTATCCTCCCTTTAGAGATCAGCCTTATGACATGCAACGTAGTGATCGTCCTCATACAGAGTTAATTTTGGCTTTGTCCTGTTGCAATCTTCATTGCAAAAAGAACATCGTGGTTGAAATCTACATCCCTTAGGCGGATTTAGATAACTTACCATTTCTCCCGGTATACCTTCAGCTATGCCTTCTCCTGTCAATTTAGGAACACATGCCAATAACGCCCTTGTATAAGGGTGAAATGGATTTGCGAAAAGAGAGCGGGTAGGACCTATTTCTACAATCTCACCACCATACATGATGCAGACGCGGTCGGTAGTTTCCCTTACGACCCCTAAGGAGTGGGTAGCCAAAATGACCGACATGCCGGTAGTCTTAACTAAATTATTAAGGAGCCCCAAAATTTGCGCTTGTATGGTGACATCCAATGATGTCCCAGGTTCATCAGCCAGTAAAAGTTTTCTCTCGGTTGCAACTGACATAGCTATACATATACGCTGTCTCATCCCGCCACTTAACTGAAATGGATATGACTCAAAAATTCTTTCAGGATCTGGCAAAAGGACATCGGATAAGGCCTTAAGCGCTATGTTCTTAATATCATTTTCGCTGTAATTTATCCCTTTGGCCTGCAAGTTTGCCCTTATGACGGAAGATATTTGTTCACCCACTTTAAAAACCGGATTTAAAGAACTGGTCGGATCCTGAAATATCATCGACATCTCAGTCCTTCTTGTATTTAACAATTCTGTTTGACTCATCTTGTTTACATTGCGCCCTTTATACAAAATGTCACCCTTAGAGCTAGCGTTGCTATCAAGAACCCTGAGTAATGCCCTAAAGGTGGTCGTCTTACCACAACCTGTCTCTCCCACTAAGCCAAGCCTTTCTCCTTCGACAAGAGAAAAAGAAACATCATTCAAAACATGCAGTAAGCCTTCGTAAACCCTGTAATACACGTTAAGGTCTTTGACTTCTAATAACACTTCTTTATTCATTGTTTTTCCTCCGTCGAGAAGAGGTCTCGAAACCCGTCTCCCAACAAATTAAATGAAAGCACTATGATCATGATAGCCAATGCAGGAAATATAGTTAGCCACCACTGGTCTGGCATATACTTGACGCCATCGGATATCATAGTGCCAAGCGCAGGTGCCGGTGGCTGCTCACCTAACCCAACAAAGCTCAATGCAGCAGCCGTCATGATTACTATGCCCATATCCAAAGTCATCTTTGTTAATATAGGAGACAAGCAATTGGGAAGCATCTCTTTAAAAATTATATGCATCCAACTTGCACCTAGCAGTTGCGCAGAGCGAACATAATACTCTCTATTTAACGTCACAGCCATCCCGTAAGCTAATCGAGCATACCATGTCCACCATGTTATGGTGATTGCTAACATGGCGTTCATTAAGCTTGGCTTAAGCAACGCTGCAACTGCCAGTGCCAAAATAAGCGGAGGAACTGCTAAAAAAACATCCGTAAGTCGCGTTATCAGAGAATCTATTAATGAGCCTTGAAAATAACCTGCCATTAAACCCATAGTAGTTCCAAAGGGAACTGAAATACTCAACACAATAATTCCCATTAATAACGTAGATCTTAAGGCAAATACTATGCGACTAAATACATCTCTTCCCATGGGATCGGTGCCGCATAAATGTGCTAGGCTAGGAGGTTGATTCGCGTTCAAAAAATCGACTACTTTACCTGCATGGGTTGGATAAGGTGCAATAAGAGGGGCAAATATGGCAGCCAAAACTATCACGATAACGCCCACAAAACCTACGACAGACAACTTATTCTTAGATAATCTATACCAAGCTCTTCTAGTCTTATCGCTAAAGCTTCCAAAATTATCACGCCTTTTATCGTTCATGAATACGCTCACTCCCCAGCTTTAAGCCTGACTCTGGGATCTATGATGGCTACTAGTATGTCAACAAATATGTTGGCTATTATGAAGACAAACCCCACTATACATATGACTGCGCTAACAGCATTCAAATCCTTAAACAACATAGCTTCAACCCCATAGCGTGAAAGCCCAGGCCAATTAAAAATTGACTCGACCAAAAAAGCATTTGCAAATAGTGAGCCAATCTGAAGGGCTAATACAGAAACAGCAGGTATAACGGAAGGTCTGAGTAGATATTTAAAAAATATTTCTTTTTTGCTTAGCCCTTGGGCTGTCTCCATGACGATGTAATCTCTCTCACTGTTGTCTATCATAGACGATCGTGTAATTCTTGCGAGCTGGGCCATGCCATTCATAGCAAGAGCAGTCGCCGGGAGGAGAAGGTGAACAAAAGCATCCGCTGCAGTTGAGAAATCACCGCGAATAATACTGTCTATCACCATCATCCCGGTTATTGGCGAGACATTCACCTCAACTGTAGTGCGTCCTAAAACCGGAAGAATGGGCCACTTATACCCAAAAAGAAGCATGAATAAGACTGCAAAGACAAAAGACGGAGTTACGACACCGATATAGGCAACCACCCTTAAAAGGTAATCCATGTAACTGCCCTGGCTCGCCGTGGCAAGAACCCCTAATAGTATGCCAAAAACGCATTGTATTATAGCCGCGACGATCACTAGTTCTAATGTTGCAGGCAAATAAATCTTAATATCATCTGTCACCGATCTCATCGTCATAAGTGAGAGGCCGAAATCTCCCCTTAGCACACTTGCGATCCAATGAAAGTATTGATATATCATTGGTTGGTCTAGTTTTAGTTCGCTTCTTAATGCCTGGACCGCTTCTTCCGTTGCCCTTGGCCCTAAAGCCATACGAGCTGGGTCTCCGGGAACAACCCTAGACAAAGTAAATATGATAATCGAAAGCCCAACCAATGCTACTAAGGACCAGAGAGTACGCTTGCAGATAAACTTAAATATTTCCATTAATTTCCCTCCTGACACTGACGACGAATCGGCTAGGTGCTTATTTCTTAAATTGAACACTACGCATATATAACAAATCTAGCCCTGGGATTATTTCCTTTCCATGTTTTTTAATCTCTGCCGGTTCCCACGTCAGATATCCAGATTGATAAGCGTGAACTTCCGGCTCTTCAAATATTGGAATATGAGGTTGGTGCTTAACAATTAGTTCTTGAGCTCTATGGTAAAGCTTAATTCGCTCATCAATGTCTGTCTTTTTTAGGGCTTTATCGATTGCTTCATCGATATCAGGGTACTTTACCCAACTTGTGTTAGTATAGGTTCCAATTGATTCTGAATGATATATTGCCCGCAAAAGCGAACCGGCCTCGCTATAATGAGAAGATTCGCTGATTGTGGTACCATGGGGGGTATCTTCCAAACGCGATGCCTGGTCAACAAATTTAGCCCAAGGAACCTTAACAACTTCTACGTTGACTCCCAATTTATCGAAATATGTCTGAAACGCCAGTGCAAGCTTTTCTCTATCGGGCACATCGGCCACCCATGCTATTTCAAGGGGATATTTATTAGGGTTATCTGCATATTTCGAGAGAGCAAGCTCCTTTTTTGCCGTTTCTAAATCATAACTATAATATGGCAAATCAGAGGCAGCGCCTATAAGCGAAAGAGCAACAGGCGCCTTGGCTCTTTTTCTCCATGGGAAAATCTGAAGCAGAGCTTCATAATCGATCGCGTAAGATAAAGCTTTTCTAAAATGAACATCATCTGTAGGTGCCTTAGCATTGTTTAATGATAAATAAAGCATCTTACCGTTAGATATAGCGAATATCTCAATACCTTTGACCTTTTCGAGAGTTTTATAGACTTCTGCAGGTTGGTACTCATCGGAGAACTCAAGTTGCTTACGCATCATCATCGTTTTTATAGTAACCGGTTCAGAGACGGCCAACAATTCAAAGCCCTCCGGGTTACCAGGTTTAAAACCCTTCCAGTAATTTGAAAACTTCGTTGCTCTCAAGTGTTGGTTATGTGCCATTTCCACCACAGTGTAGGGACCGCTCCCAGCATCATTATTGATGAGCCATTTTGTCCCATAGTCTTTGAACTCTCCATAATTTCCCTCTTGAAGATGTGCAAGGACCTGTTTTTTGTTGACAATATAGAACTTGGTCAGGGTGGAAAGAAAGGGGCCAAAGGGTTCATTTAAAGTAATTACCACAGTATTATCAGCCGATTTTGTAATATCCTTGATTAATCCTTCATATAAATAAGAAAATCCCCTTTTGACTTTTAAAAGCCTTTTCATGCTAAATACCACATCATCTGCAGTAAGCTTATCCCCATTATGAAAAAATATCCCATCTCGGATCCTAAATGTGTACTTCAAACCATCTTCGGATACCTTCCAAGACTCGGCAACCCCGTCTTTTAAATTTCCTGAATAATCCTGAAAAATCAAGGGATCATATAGGTTTACCAAGGCAATCTGAGAAGCACGATCATGTCCTTGTGCTGGATCTATGTTAGGCGTGTTAGAAGCAGTGAATCGCACTATATGATCTTCTACGGTAGCCCAAGCACCACCAGCAAAAATTGCTCCAATAAACAACGTTACAAGGATAATCCGTGTAACAGCTCTCCTACCCATCATGTTTACTCCTCCTCCAAGCAGGTTGCATAATTAACTAACAGGCACAGGATATATGCCTGCCCAAAAACCTAATTTGCCATCTCCACCATGGCAGCCCCAATTATTTGAATGACCTTTAAGTATTCGTCTAAGTCTATGAACTCATCTGCCTTATGTGCCACATCTGGACTTCCTGGAAACTTCGGGCCAAAGGCAACCATGTTTGGGAGGGCTTTTGCGTAAGTACCCCCGCCCATCGATAGCAATTTTGCTTCTTGTCCAGTCTTTTCTTCATACACCTTCTGAAGCTTTCTAATTAATATGCTATCTTCTGGCATGTTAAGTGGTGCTTTCTCGCGAAGGATTGATAAGGAAAATCCGTTCTTTCCTGCAAAAGCTTTGAGGGGAGTGAGTATATCTTCGGATCGAAACGTGACAGGAAAACGGATGTCTAGCACTAAAGACATACACTCATCTTGGAATGTTAGTAGTCCCAGATTGCATGTCAATTTACCGGACAATTTATCTTGGGTAAAAATTCCAAGATTCATACCATTTACATCTCCGTAAAAACATTTCCCCAGCTGGTCTATGACCTTGCCCCAATCCTCGTCAATAGAAGATCCTAAAACAAACATAAGATTTGCTATGGCATTTACACCTAGTTCAGGAGTGCTTCCGTGAGCAGCAACCCCAAATACTTTTAATGTAACCTCATTATCTTCCTCAAGAAGGGAGATTTTTATGTCATTTATTTGTGCGGTTTCCCTGATAGCGTTTAACGCTGTTCGTTTCTTATCTGGATCCGAAAACCTGATTGTAGCTTTTGCTTCGGAAGGCACGACATTGGGAACGGTCCCGCCATTTATATCTAGGAGCATAGACTTTGAAGCCTTGGGCTGGATGAATGGCACATCAATACGTATATGCAGCTGTCCTTTTTCATATGCAATTATCGGGAATTCTCCGTCGGGTGTAAAGCCCATCAGCGGTATTTCTCCGCCGTGCTCCAGATAATACTTCATATCCTTCATACCGCTTTCCTCGTTAGTTCCAAATAAGATACGAATCCTGCGTTTTACAGGAATAGAAAGTTCCTTTATAGCGTACAAAGCCCATAATGCGCCTATTGTCGGCCCTTTGTCATCCATCGTACCTCGTCCAAACATTTTATTTCCATGAATTTCTCCGGCAAAAGGGGGATATGTCCATCCGTCTCCAGGAGGGACGACGTCTAGATGTCCAAGGACAGCAACCATATCTTTCCCTTCTCCGTATTCCGCCCAACCAACGTAGCTATCCAGATTTTGTGTGGCAAACCCTAACGAAGAAGCCGTCTTTAATGCTTGATCTAATGCCCTTTTAACCTCGATTCCAAAAGGAGCATCCGGGGCAGGGTCACTTTGAACGCTTGGAATTCTTATGGACTCCTGCAAATTTAATATTATGGAAGGAAACAAGTTTGTAATTTTAGCATCAAGGGAATTCATAGAACTCTCCTTTCGCTTAATAGCCTGGGATATTCATTTTCTTACAAATCTCGACAGCCTTAGGGTCTTTATAAATCCCGTTTTCCTCAAAGACATCGCCATCAAGTAAAATGGTAGGATTTAGGGTAACGCCATCCGTATGCGATGCTGCGGACCAACATTTGCCCATGATCTGCTTACCTTGACTGCCAAAACCAAATTCTATACAACCAAAAATCCTCTCGTCTTCGACGATCCTGCCGGTAGGAGCATTTACACCCGGATTAAAACCAAGAGAGTAGTGGGCGAGCCTGAACATATTCGGATCATTGAAAGATTTAAGCCACGTCTCAAAGATCGTTGCCTCTCTTCCACCTGATATCGATTGTATCACCCCTTTTTCTATCTCTAATGCTATCGGTTCCTTTATGATTCCAAGTTGTGCCGGAGGAAACACTGCTGCGTCAAATACTACGGTGCCGTTTATTGTCTCTTCTATGGGGCACCAACTTACCTGGCCAGCTAGCATGATAGGATATCCCTTTTTAGTGGCCTTTTCTCCAGAGAGGCGTATATTTCGTCCTTGGTTATATGCCGCCAGATTGGTTCCGCTTGGATTTTTGACTTCAACCTTATTTGCTTTCCCAAGTATCTCCTGAAAGTGACGCCCCAGCTCGACCACCATATCGTAATCGATTCTTTCGACACAATTTACCAGCATCATCACATCCATACCCGTAAGATTGATATACCTGCAACCTTTTTCCATAGCATCTCTCCAGGTTTGGGAATGCATGACAGTGGCATATGCAATTTCTATCCAAACATCTGCATTTGCCGTCGCGGCTGCCATATGAGCTGGCATTTCGCTTGCAAATGTCTTAGCAGGGGTAGGGTAG is a window from the Acetomicrobium flavidum genome containing:
- a CDS encoding ABC transporter ATP-binding protein, producing the protein MDIPILKLSMLKKYFPYKKGSFVRAVDGVSLEIFRGETLGLVGESGSGKSTVAYTVVGMYEPTNGQILYNDQDISSLYKFRSNEIKGKIRIVFQDPNSSLNPRRTIRQILFTPLKLHKNDRYKGFPASPEALLEEVGLSSIYAYRFSRSLSGGERQLVAIAHAIATNPDLVLLDEPTSALDVSIQAKVINRLMDLQNRYKLSYLFITHDLSLMRNVAHRVAIMYLGKICEIAQTKEFFEKPLHPYTQMLLSSIPVVTDEEEQLKPKKITSRGEIPSPVNIPPGCSFHLRCPFVTDQCKKLDPDMKELEARHYVRCHLYK
- a CDS encoding ABC transporter ATP-binding protein, producing the protein MNKEVLLEVKDLNVYYRVYEGLLHVLNDVSFSLVEGERLGLVGETGCGKTTTFRALLRVLDSNASSKGDILYKGRNVNKMSQTELLNTRRTEMSMIFQDPTSSLNPVFKVGEQISSVIRANLQAKGINYSENDIKNIALKALSDVLLPDPERIFESYPFQLSGGMRQRICIAMSVATERKLLLADEPGTSLDVTIQAQILGLLNNLVKTTGMSVILATHSLGVVRETTDRVCIMYGGEIVEIGPTRSLFANPFHPYTRALLACVPKLTGEGIAEGIPGEMVSYLNPPKGCRFQPRCSFCNEDCNRTKPKLTLYEDDHYVACHKADL
- a CDS encoding ABC transporter permease — translated: MNDKRRDNFGSFSDKTRRAWYRLSKNKLSVVGFVGVIVIVLAAIFAPLIAPYPTHAGKVVDFLNANQPPSLAHLCGTDPMGRDVFSRIVFALRSTLLMGIIVLSISVPFGTTMGLMAGYFQGSLIDSLITRLTDVFLAVPPLILALAVAALLKPSLMNAMLAITITWWTWYARLAYGMAVTLNREYYVRSAQLLGASWMHIIFKEMLPNCLSPILTKMTLDMGIVIMTAAALSFVGLGEQPPAPALGTMISDGVKYMPDQWWLTIFPALAIMIIVLSFNLLGDGFRDLFSTEEKQ
- a CDS encoding ABC transporter permease codes for the protein MEIFKFICKRTLWSLVALVGLSIIIFTLSRVVPGDPARMALGPRATEEAVQALRSELKLDQPMIYQYFHWIASVLRGDFGLSLMTMRSVTDDIKIYLPATLELVIVAAIIQCVFGILLGVLATASQGSYMDYLLRVVAYIGVVTPSFVFAVLFMLLFGYKWPILPVLGRTTVEVNVSPITGMMVIDSIIRGDFSTAADAFVHLLLPATALAMNGMAQLARITRSSMIDNSERDYIVMETAQGLSKKEIFFKYLLRPSVIPAVSVLALQIGSLFANAFLVESIFNWPGLSRYGVEAMLFKDLNAVSAVICIVGFVFIIANIFVDILVAIIDPRVRLKAGE
- a CDS encoding ABC transporter substrate-binding protein, producing the protein MMGRRAVTRIILVTLFIGAIFAGGAWATVEDHIVRFTASNTPNIDPAQGHDRASQIALVNLYDPLIFQDYSGNLKDGVAESWKVSEDGLKYTFRIRDGIFFHNGDKLTADDVVFSMKRLLKVKRGFSYLYEGLIKDITKSADNTVVITLNEPFGPFLSTLTKFYIVNKKQVLAHLQEGNYGEFKDYGTKWLINNDAGSGPYTVVEMAHNQHLRATKFSNYWKGFKPGNPEGFELLAVSEPVTIKTMMMRKQLEFSDEYQPAEVYKTLEKVKGIEIFAISNGKMLYLSLNNAKAPTDDVHFRKALSYAIDYEALLQIFPWRKRAKAPVALSLIGAASDLPYYSYDLETAKKELALSKYADNPNKYPLEIAWVADVPDREKLALAFQTYFDKLGVNVEVVKVPWAKFVDQASRLEDTPHGTTISESSHYSEAGSLLRAIYHSESIGTYTNTSWVKYPDIDEAIDKALKKTDIDERIKLYHRAQELIVKHQPHIPIFEEPEVHAYQSGYLTWEPAEIKKHGKEIIPGLDLLYMRSVQFKK
- the pepV gene encoding dipeptidase PepV, producing MNSLDAKITNLFPSIILNLQESIRIPSVQSDPAPDAPFGIEVKRALDQALKTASSLGFATQNLDSYVGWAEYGEGKDMVAVLGHLDVVPPGDGWTYPPFAGEIHGNKMFGRGTMDDKGPTIGALWALYAIKELSIPVKRRIRILFGTNEESGMKDMKYYLEHGGEIPLMGFTPDGEFPIIAYEKGQLHIRIDVPFIQPKASKSMLLDINGGTVPNVVPSEAKATIRFSDPDKKRTALNAIRETAQINDIKISLLEEDNEVTLKVFGVAAHGSTPELGVNAIANLMFVLGSSIDEDWGKVIDQLGKCFYGDVNGMNLGIFTQDKLSGKLTCNLGLLTFQDECMSLVLDIRFPVTFRSEDILTPLKAFAGKNGFSLSILREKAPLNMPEDSILIRKLQKVYEEKTGQEAKLLSMGGGTYAKALPNMVAFGPKFPGSPDVAHKADEFIDLDEYLKVIQIIGAAMVEMAN
- a CDS encoding M29 family metallopeptidase; protein product: MEFKSGIEPTEKYCSMETMNGALKLVRDVMLAKEGETVVVTCDSSGDRRVAEAIGDAAYAIGAKPIVLYYPTPAKTFASEMPAHMAAATANADVWIEIAYATVMHSQTWRDAMEKGCRYINLTGMDVMMLVNCVERIDYDMVVELGRHFQEILGKANKVEVKNPSGTNLAAYNQGRNIRLSGEKATKKGYPIMLAGQVSWCPIEETINGTVVFDAAVFPPAQLGIIKEPIALEIEKGVIQSISGGREATIFETWLKSFNDPNMFRLAHYSLGFNPGVNAPTGRIVEDERIFGCIEFGFGSQGKQIMGKCWSAASHTDGVTLNPTILLDGDVFEENGIYKDPKAVEICKKMNIPGY